In Oryza brachyantha chromosome 2, ObraRS2, whole genome shotgun sequence, a single window of DNA contains:
- the LOC102712700 gene encoding auxin-responsive protein SAUR32-like codes for MKASGGKSKRLQLQEAAAGGHLGHAAPCRHHDAAAQGVKGCAAFLVGEEGEVLQQHFAVPVALLGHPAILELLAEAREEYGYTHDGAVAVPCSAERFRRAVDAARREDGRRHHHHHFRLPGLAGCFRPSHAVA; via the coding sequence ATGAAGGCCAGCGGCGGAAAGTCGAAGCGGCTCCAGCTCCAAGaagccgcggccggcggccacTTGGGCCACGCGGCTCCGTGCCGCCaccacgacgcggcggcgcagggggTCAAGGGGTGCGCGGCGTTCCTGGTGGgcgaggagggggaggtgcTGCAGCAGCACTTCGCCGTGCCGGTGGCGCTCCTGGGTCACCCCGCGATCCTGGAGCTGCTGGCGGAGGCGAGGGAGGAGTACGGGTACACgcacgacggcgccgtcgccgtcccctgCAGCGCCGAGCGGTTCCGGAGGGCGGTGGACGCCGCGAGACGCGAGGACGGGCGgcgccatcaccaccaccacttccGCCTGCCTGGCCTTGCCGGGTGCTTCAGGCCTTCGCATGCCGTTGCTTAG
- the LOC102714704 gene encoding E3 ubiquitin-protein ligase PRT1-like, with the protein MASEDGSGGNSPGQAAPAPPEWNPAPAAGSGCGDVEEDPQFQCCVCLDLLYKPVVIACGHMSCFWCVHKAMHVIRESHCAVCRQPYKHFPSICQLLHHLLIKLEPVEYKRREKEVLEDEKRVDTYSPQIIEFLNFRSNNCEIDGENRPEESNSQSSAEHLKKVKLEDVSCALCKELLYQPAVLNCGHVYCMSCLSSLDDGALECKVCGGLHPGDVPNVCLDLDHFIEEYFPVEYDLKREKIQLLKGECNIKGSSSGTSSTKEGGGRASKKENFALKDDDLSDVHIGVGCDSCGVYPIRGKRYRCKDCTELIGFDLCEECYNTKSKLPGRFNQHHTPDHRMELDNSALLHRIMRLQGIHEEGPGGVIIGEFVAPGAVVHVIPDDLEELEDMGEEDQLL; encoded by the exons ATGGCCTCCgaggacggcagcggcgggaaCTCGCCGGGGCAggcggcgcccgcgccgccggagtggaaccccgcccccgccgccggatcTGGCTGCGGTGATGTGGAGGAGGACCCCCAATTCCAGTGCTGCGTCTGCCT GGATCTTCTGTACAAACCAGTTGTTATCG CATGTGGACATATGTCATGTTTCTGGTGCGTCCACAAAGCTATGCATGTCATCAGGGAGTCCCACTGTGCTGTCTGCAGGCAGCCTTATAAACATTTTCCTAGTATCTGTCAACTCCTCCATCACTTGCTTATAAAGCTTGAACCTGTGGAATACAAGAGAAGGGAGAAAGAGGTACTAG AGGATGAGAAGCGCGTGGATACATACTCTCCGCAAATCATTGAGTTTTTGAACTTCAGAAGCAATAATTGTG AAATTGATGGGGAGAATAGACCTGAAGAAAGTAATAGTCAATCCTCTGCCGAGCATCTGAAGAAAGTTAAGCTGGAGGACGTGTCATGTGCTCTTTGTAAGGAGTTGCTGTATCAACCTGCTGTTCTTAATTGTGGTCATG TGTACTGCATGTCCTGTTTGTCGTCCTTGGATGATGGTGCACTTGAATGCAAAGTTTGTGGAGGTCTTCATCCAGGAGATGTTCCTAATGTTTGCTTGGATTTAGACCATTTTATTGAAGAATATTTTCCAGTAGAATATGACTTAAAACGAGAGAAGATTCAGCTTTTGAAGGGTGAATGCAATATTAAAGGATCATCTTCAG GTACTTCATCCACAAAAGAAGGCGGGGGTAGAGcatcaaaaaaggaaaattttgcGCTGAAGGATGATGACTTGTCTGATGTTCATATTGGGGTTGGATGTGACTCATGCGGG GTGTATCCAATACGAGGGAAGAGGTACAGGTGTAAGGACTGCACCGAGTTAATTGGATTTGACCTCTGCGAAGAATGCTACAATACAAAGTCAAAACTTCCAGGCCGGTTTAATCAGCATCATACCCCTGACCACAGGATGGAACTTGATAACTCGGCACTCTTACATAGGATCATGAGGCTACAAGGGATACACGAGGAAGGTCCAGGAGGGGTAATCATAGGAGAGTTTGTTGCTCCCGGCGCTGTGGTGCATGTAATACCAGACGATCTTGAGGAATTGGAGGATATGGGCGAGGAAGATCAGTTGCTCTAG